The Methanocella arvoryzae MRE50 genome includes a region encoding these proteins:
- a CDS encoding flavodoxin domain-containing protein: MKRILIVYDTKGGSTWEIIGWIRDGAISQGASVDIKSVREVDNLDYDLIVTGSPIYGEQPMGSIINFLTRDDLTNKNIALFVVCFAGVFGLRNFMVRRYLDEMRSICKGHVVSMTSFDAATGPWRKLNREICYDYGREIAGAPVRRPKVVGTA, translated from the coding sequence ATGAAACGTATCCTGATCGTTTATGACACGAAAGGCGGGTCCACATGGGAGATCATCGGCTGGATCCGGGATGGGGCGATATCCCAGGGCGCTTCCGTAGACATCAAAAGCGTCAGGGAAGTTGACAACCTGGATTACGATCTGATAGTTACTGGCTCGCCGATCTACGGTGAACAGCCTATGGGTAGCATCATCAACTTTCTCACCCGGGACGACCTGACGAACAAGAACATCGCCCTCTTCGTCGTGTGCTTCGCCGGCGTCTTCGGCCTCAGAAACTTCATGGTCAGGCGATACCTCGACGAAATGCGGAGCATATGCAAAGGCCACGTCGTCTCCATGACATCGTTCGACGCAGCCACCGGGCCCTGGCGCAAGCTCAACCGGGAGATCTGCTACGACTACGGCCGGGAGATCGCGGGTGCACCAGTTCGAAGGCCCAAAGTGGTCGGAACAGCTTAA
- a CDS encoding ABC transporter ATP-binding protein, with amino-acid sequence MVIETSSLGRQFGKFTAVEDISISVGKGEVFGFLGPNGAGKTTTVRMLTCLISPTSGSASVCGFDIKDKKSAASIRRKTGILTESPGFYETLTVRKNLRFFADLYHVDGKKANETIEQYLRLFGLYDKRDQVVGGFSKGMRQKLALIRCLMHEPEVLFLDEPTAGLDPESARVVRDAILSLKKEGRTIFLCTHNLDEAERLCDKVAIINRRILYAGSPGSLKDSVYGRKLVVRLEAVSPSVYKAVSHMPVVEAIEKKDDRIILQVDDPERHSPDIVDAIIRAGGRIRSVGELRHSMEDVYIKLIGDRCEL; translated from the coding sequence ATGGTGATTGAGACCTCGTCGCTCGGCAGACAGTTCGGAAAGTTTACCGCGGTGGAGGACATCTCGATCAGCGTCGGAAAGGGAGAGGTATTCGGATTTTTAGGGCCTAACGGTGCAGGCAAGACTACGACTGTGAGGATGCTCACCTGCCTCATCAGCCCGACAAGCGGTAGCGCTTCAGTCTGTGGCTTTGACATAAAAGATAAGAAATCCGCTGCATCAATCAGGAGGAAAACGGGTATACTGACTGAAAGCCCGGGCTTCTACGAAACTCTTACAGTCCGGAAAAACCTCCGATTTTTCGCCGATCTGTACCATGTAGACGGTAAGAAAGCGAACGAGACGATCGAGCAGTACCTGCGGCTCTTCGGCCTGTACGATAAAAGGGACCAGGTAGTCGGCGGCTTCTCAAAAGGCATGCGCCAGAAGCTGGCGCTGATCCGGTGCCTGATGCACGAGCCCGAAGTCCTGTTCCTGGACGAGCCTACGGCCGGCCTGGACCCGGAATCCGCCCGGGTAGTGAGAGACGCGATCCTGAGCCTGAAAAAGGAAGGCAGGACGATATTTCTCTGCACCCATAACCTGGACGAGGCGGAGCGGCTTTGCGATAAGGTAGCGATTATTAACCGCCGGATACTCTACGCCGGCAGCCCCGGATCGCTCAAGGACAGCGTATATGGGCGGAAGCTGGTAGTCCGGCTGGAGGCAGTCAGCCCGTCGGTTTACAAAGCAGTGTCCCACATGCCCGTGGTGGAAGCCATCGAGAAAAAAGACGACAGGATCATACTGCAGGTGGACGATCCGGAGCGACATAGCCCTGACATTGTCGACGCGATAATCCGTGCCGGAGGCAGGATACGCTCGGTAGGCGAGCTGAGGCACTCCATGGAAGACGTCTACATCAAACTGATCGGTGATCGCTGTGAACTTTGA
- a CDS encoding DUF362 domain-containing protein, which produces MLFAELLLDLHEMRRPDLVIMDAIVGMEGRGPSAGNPRRIGLVLASKSCTALDFVATHIVGMDPLAVPTVKRAADRNLGPKSLSEIKVHGEGLDSVMVKDFKLAATMDLSRVPAPLLNLASGMVATRPVIEVQRCRKCGVCVRDCPPKAMFFSPRRLPEIDYKKCIRCYCCQELCPESAVSVKVPVLRKVIGRLLGRPEQH; this is translated from the coding sequence ATGCTGTTTGCCGAGCTGCTGCTGGACTTGCACGAGATGCGCAGGCCTGATCTGGTGATCATGGATGCAATAGTGGGTATGGAAGGCCGAGGGCCTTCCGCTGGCAACCCGCGGCGGATAGGCCTGGTGCTGGCGAGCAAGAGCTGTACTGCGCTGGATTTCGTGGCCACGCACATCGTGGGCATGGATCCGCTGGCCGTGCCGACGGTGAAGCGGGCCGCTGACAGGAACCTGGGGCCGAAGAGCCTGTCCGAGATCAAGGTACACGGTGAAGGCCTTGATTCAGTAATGGTAAAAGACTTCAAGCTGGCGGCGACAATGGACCTGTCGAGAGTGCCGGCACCGCTGCTGAACCTGGCCAGCGGGATGGTGGCGACCAGGCCAGTTATAGAGGTGCAGAGGTGCAGGAAATGCGGAGTATGCGTACGGGACTGCCCGCCGAAGGCGATGTTCTTTTCCCCGAGGCGCCTGCCGGAAATCGACTATAAAAAGTGTATCAGGTGCTACTGCTGCCAGGAGCTCTGCCCTGAGAGCGCCGTTTCGGTCAAAGTGCCGGTGCTGAGGAAGGTCATTGGCAGGCTTCTGGGCCGCCCGGAGCAACATTAG
- the serS gene encoding serine--tRNA ligase has translation MLDIRFVRESPDVVRADLRKRNDLEKLAWVDDLLAKDSQARAMQVKVDELRRRRNEISREINEARKAGKDTSALMAEARDIPRQIKEAETEMEESRNKVHYYLMRLPNILDDSVPVGKDDTENVEVKRWGEPVQKDFEIKNHGLLAVEHGWADFERAAKVAGAGFYFLKGNMVLLDMALQRFAMDLLVKRGFTPVTPPYMMNRKSYEGVTDLADFEKVMYKIEGDDMYLIATSEHPIGAMYQGEIFEEKDLPLRLAGISPCFRREIGAHGLDTKGLFRVHQFHKIEQFVFCKPEDSWKIHEEILANAEAVFQQLGLPYHVVNICTGDIGTVAAKKYDIEVWMPRENTYKEVVSCSNCTAYQATRLNIKVRDPKDFESKRYVHTLNSTAIATSRAMRAILENNQQKDGSVLIPEVLRPYMNGLEYL, from the coding sequence ATGCTGGACATCAGGTTCGTGAGAGAGAGCCCCGACGTGGTCAGGGCAGATCTCCGCAAGCGTAACGATCTCGAGAAGCTCGCGTGGGTGGACGACCTCCTCGCGAAGGATTCCCAGGCCCGGGCAATGCAGGTCAAAGTAGACGAACTGCGCAGGCGCCGCAACGAAATATCAAGGGAGATCAACGAGGCCCGGAAGGCTGGCAAGGATACCTCCGCCCTGATGGCCGAAGCCAGGGACATTCCCAGGCAGATCAAGGAAGCGGAAACCGAGATGGAAGAGAGCCGGAACAAGGTGCACTACTACCTGATGCGCCTGCCGAATATTCTGGACGACTCGGTCCCCGTCGGCAAAGATGACACGGAAAACGTGGAGGTCAAGCGCTGGGGCGAGCCCGTGCAGAAGGACTTCGAGATCAAGAACCACGGGCTGCTGGCAGTCGAGCACGGCTGGGCCGACTTTGAGCGGGCAGCCAAGGTAGCCGGAGCGGGCTTCTATTTCCTCAAGGGCAACATGGTGCTGCTGGACATGGCTCTGCAGCGGTTCGCGATGGACCTGCTGGTCAAGAGAGGCTTCACCCCGGTCACCCCGCCGTACATGATGAACCGCAAGTCCTACGAAGGGGTCACAGATTTAGCCGACTTCGAGAAGGTCATGTACAAGATCGAGGGCGACGACATGTACCTGATCGCCACAAGCGAGCACCCCATCGGAGCAATGTACCAGGGAGAGATATTTGAGGAGAAGGACCTGCCATTGAGGCTAGCCGGCATATCGCCCTGCTTCCGCAGGGAGATCGGCGCCCACGGCCTCGACACCAAAGGCCTGTTCAGGGTCCACCAGTTCCACAAGATCGAGCAGTTCGTCTTCTGCAAGCCGGAAGACTCGTGGAAGATTCACGAAGAGATCCTCGCCAACGCTGAGGCAGTCTTCCAGCAGCTGGGCCTGCCCTACCACGTAGTCAACATCTGCACCGGCGACATCGGCACCGTAGCGGCCAAGAAGTACGACATAGAGGTCTGGATGCCGAGGGAGAACACGTACAAGGAAGTCGTCTCCTGCTCCAACTGCACCGCGTACCAGGCGACGAGGCTGAACATCAAGGTAAGGGATCCGAAGGACTTCGAGAGCAAGCGGTACGTCCACACCCTCAACTCCACGGCCATCGCGACGTCAAGGGCTATGAGAGCGATACTGGAGAACAACCAGCAGAAAGACGGATCAGTCCTCATACCAGAGGTACTCAGGCCCTACATGAACGGGCTGGAGTACCTGTAA
- a CDS encoding ABC transporter permease subunit, producing MNFDVATIVLKELEELRKNRYILSTMASFPLIFSIAIPLIYLLTIPMNLTKSDVAMLFGHVPDFEALSPRQIVVYFLVQSNLPFYLLMPGLMPTLISSYSMVGEKKNGTLEPLLATPVSSQDILFGKTMAAVIPAVLITWISFLIYAILIDAATFNSFGYILLPNGIWLVAVFITAPLLAILSVYATVLVSSRMTDVRASQQVSAVIVVPIMAVFVLQLFGMITLDTLTLVVVSIGLLIVDVVLIRAGTALFKREEILTKWG from the coding sequence GTGAACTTTGACGTGGCCACGATCGTCCTGAAAGAGCTGGAAGAGCTGCGAAAGAACAGGTATATCCTCTCTACCATGGCTAGCTTTCCCCTGATCTTTTCGATCGCAATTCCCCTGATCTATCTCTTGACCATCCCCATGAATCTCACTAAAAGCGATGTAGCGATGCTCTTCGGCCATGTGCCGGATTTCGAAGCCCTCTCGCCAAGGCAGATTGTCGTCTACTTTCTGGTACAGAGCAACCTGCCTTTCTATTTACTGATGCCGGGGCTGATGCCCACGTTGATCTCCTCGTACAGCATGGTGGGGGAGAAAAAGAATGGCACACTTGAGCCTCTGCTGGCTACACCCGTGTCATCGCAGGACATACTGTTCGGCAAAACGATGGCCGCAGTCATACCGGCAGTATTGATCACGTGGATCTCGTTCCTGATATACGCGATCTTAATCGATGCGGCCACTTTTAATTCATTCGGGTACATCCTGCTACCAAATGGAATCTGGCTCGTAGCAGTATTCATCACTGCGCCCCTGCTCGCCATCCTGTCAGTCTATGCCACAGTCCTAGTATCCTCCCGCATGACAGACGTCCGGGCTTCCCAGCAGGTCAGCGCCGTAATAGTTGTTCCTATCATGGCCGTGTTCGTCCTCCAGCTCTTCGGCATGATTACTCTTGATACGCTCACGCTCGTGGTAGTCAGCATAGGACTACTAATCGTAGACGTAGTCCTGATACGGGCGGGGACAGCGCTGTTCAAGCGGGAAGAGATTCTGACAAAATGGGGCTAA
- a CDS encoding UV damage endonuclease UvsE: MRIGFAAIPFDKRLLPVTSKKSAAETVERLKAVAGYIHRMGIDFYRIPANVSPMESLESIDEARDEIKALGDLFRKLNIRTCFHVTYYCILNSPDRTVVEKSIDELRCLQLFDRYAGGGNHIELHAGGSYGEREAAVQRFITVVTSLDEDIFKMLRLENEEHPGKIGTVAELRQINRETGIPLLFDIAHYRVNPLEKKLPAREVADSFLDTWRAATTFPTLHYSTTLPTRGTHLPVDPADFWVFVQSLEGLEFDVMLETKEKEKDVLRVKAWKKEHAAVVQ, encoded by the coding sequence GTGAGAATCGGCTTCGCCGCCATACCTTTTGATAAGCGCCTGCTGCCGGTGACAAGCAAGAAGAGCGCTGCCGAGACAGTAGAGCGCCTTAAGGCAGTGGCAGGATATATCCACCGCATGGGGATCGACTTCTACCGGATACCGGCAAACGTATCGCCCATGGAGAGCCTGGAGTCGATCGATGAGGCCCGGGACGAGATCAAAGCGCTTGGGGACCTGTTCAGGAAACTTAATATCAGGACGTGCTTCCATGTCACCTATTACTGCATCCTGAACAGCCCTGACAGGACGGTGGTAGAAAAGTCGATCGATGAGCTCCGGTGCCTGCAGCTTTTCGACCGATACGCGGGCGGAGGCAATCACATAGAGCTTCATGCAGGAGGATCCTATGGAGAGCGGGAGGCCGCAGTACAGAGGTTTATAACTGTGGTGACTTCGCTGGATGAGGATATTTTTAAGATGCTCCGCCTGGAGAACGAGGAGCACCCGGGCAAGATAGGGACGGTTGCTGAGCTAAGGCAGATCAACAGGGAAACTGGTATACCGCTGCTCTTTGACATCGCCCACTACCGGGTCAATCCGCTGGAGAAAAAACTTCCCGCCCGGGAGGTTGCCGACAGCTTTCTGGATACCTGGCGGGCTGCCACGACGTTTCCGACCCTTCACTATTCAACCACGCTTCCGACCAGGGGCACTCACCTGCCAGTCGATCCTGCCGACTTCTGGGTTTTCGTGCAATCGCTGGAAGGCCTTGAGTTCGACGTGATGCTGGAGACGAAAGAGAAGGAGAAAGACGTGCTCAGGGTGAAAGCGTGGAAGAAGGAGCACGCTGCCGTTGTACAGTAA
- a CDS encoding DUF362 domain-containing protein yields the protein MACEVSVIKCEEYDEVKVRAAIEESLRPLGGLESVVKKGDRVLLKLNLLSSKMPEEATTTHPAIVKAVVRMVQELGGIPVLGDSPGGRNTPGSIRALMKTTGMQAGM from the coding sequence ATGGCCTGCGAAGTCTCGGTGATCAAATGCGAGGAGTACGATGAGGTAAAGGTCAGAGCCGCCATCGAAGAGAGCCTCAGGCCGCTCGGCGGCCTGGAGAGCGTGGTCAAGAAGGGCGACAGAGTGCTCCTCAAGCTCAACCTCCTGTCATCGAAAATGCCGGAAGAGGCCACGACCACGCATCCGGCGATAGTAAAAGCCGTAGTTCGGATGGTGCAGGAACTCGGCGGCATTCCGGTGCTCGGAGACTCCCCCGGAGGCAGGAATACGCCCGGCTCGATTAGGGCGCTGATGAAGACTACCGGCATGCAGGCCGGGATGTGA
- a CDS encoding FAD-dependent oxidoreductase, which translates to MSSEILRLDCDNLVIGAGLAGLVAALRLTGTTIVASAGMGATAISGGVLSSPCRDPDVDQWFLSTMKASDCRYTEGRCLTDLMAAKAGMIQESMDFGEEQPVPVSLDGTTPAQGMALDIPRFRGRSCTEIARILDTDDTAVDLLSAALKNVEASAILLPPVLGITRASEVRSSVENNSGTRVFEYVTAPSIHGMRLLGALRKLAGSRKAITVLDMSRVDRIKGAIRGRMGTKGKREFTVSASKLILATGGPLTGLKVDGDRVIEPLTGHVVGDVSSDFDFRFLADHPIMYRGIGQKPGVSATCKDVRAAGAVSVGYGLYEALRTGYYAGAL; encoded by the coding sequence ATGTCTTCAGAGATTCTCAGGCTGGATTGCGACAATCTCGTGATTGGCGCCGGTCTGGCAGGGCTGGTAGCCGCACTTCGCCTGACCGGCACAACAATCGTAGCATCGGCGGGCATGGGAGCCACCGCCATCTCCGGCGGTGTCCTTTCATCCCCGTGTCGCGACCCGGATGTTGATCAGTGGTTCCTGAGTACGATGAAAGCCTCGGATTGCAGGTATACGGAAGGCCGCTGTCTGACCGACCTTATGGCAGCTAAGGCCGGGATGATCCAGGAGAGCATGGATTTCGGGGAGGAGCAGCCTGTCCCTGTCTCCCTCGACGGCACAACACCTGCACAGGGGATGGCACTTGATATTCCCCGGTTCAGGGGGCGCTCCTGTACAGAGATCGCCCGGATACTCGACACTGACGATACAGCAGTTGATCTGCTTTCGGCTGCGCTAAAAAACGTGGAGGCTTCTGCTATTCTGCTGCCGCCAGTGCTCGGGATCACCAGGGCCAGCGAGGTCCGCAGTTCTGTAGAGAATAACTCGGGTACCCGGGTGTTCGAGTACGTGACTGCTCCGTCAATCCACGGCATGCGGCTATTGGGGGCTCTCAGGAAGCTGGCAGGCAGCCGTAAGGCGATTACAGTGCTGGATATGTCCCGGGTAGACCGCATCAAAGGAGCCATTAGAGGACGTATGGGCACAAAAGGTAAGCGGGAGTTTACCGTCAGCGCCTCAAAGCTAATTCTGGCAACCGGCGGACCGCTGACCGGGCTAAAGGTAGATGGCGACCGGGTTATCGAGCCTCTCACCGGGCATGTGGTGGGCGATGTGAGCTCAGACTTCGACTTCAGGTTTCTGGCTGATCACCCCATTATGTACCGGGGGATAGGGCAAAAGCCAGGCGTATCCGCCACGTGCAAGGACGTTCGGGCTGCCGGGGCCGTCTCGGTCGGGTACGGCCTGTATGAAGCGTTACGGACAGGCTATTACGCGGGGGCTTTATGA
- a CDS encoding pyridoxal phosphate-dependent aminotransferase, producing MAIHFDKRVTEINISGIRKMFEGAGPGAINLGLGQPDFDTPQHIKAAAIQAINEGFTGYTHNMGIPELREALAAKFKRENGLDYDAGEIMITAGASEAIHIALQALCGSGDEVLVPDPGFVSYATLTKLADAKPVGVPLGESLKYDPEKLKEYITKKTRVIVLNSPSNPTGMIQSKAEVKAIAEIAEDHDITLLSDEVYEHFIYDGVHVSPGQFSDNVITINATSKTYAMTGWRIGYTAARPEYTEQMLKVHQNVVACACSISQKAALAAITGPQESVSVMRDEFKRRRDYLVRELHAMGVDCVKPLGAFYAFPKVGDEAGISAGLIRKGVISTPGTAFGQHGKGYLRLCYATSMPNLEKAVSIMRTVFQ from the coding sequence ATGGCCATCCACTTCGACAAGAGAGTCACGGAGATCAACATCTCCGGCATACGCAAGATGTTCGAGGGCGCAGGGCCGGGGGCTATCAACCTGGGCCTGGGCCAGCCTGACTTCGACACGCCGCAGCACATCAAAGCAGCCGCCATCCAGGCGATCAACGAAGGCTTCACCGGCTACACTCACAACATGGGCATACCAGAGCTGCGGGAAGCGCTGGCAGCCAAGTTCAAGAGAGAAAATGGCCTGGACTATGACGCGGGCGAGATCATGATCACCGCCGGAGCCAGCGAGGCCATCCATATCGCTTTACAGGCGCTGTGCGGCTCTGGCGACGAAGTCCTCGTGCCCGACCCGGGTTTCGTATCCTACGCTACGCTGACAAAGCTGGCGGACGCAAAGCCTGTGGGAGTGCCGCTGGGAGAGTCGCTGAAATACGACCCGGAGAAGCTGAAAGAGTACATCACTAAAAAGACCAGGGTCATCGTTCTCAACTCGCCTTCCAACCCCACGGGCATGATTCAGTCGAAGGCTGAGGTAAAGGCGATCGCGGAAATTGCCGAAGACCACGACATCACACTGCTTTCGGACGAAGTCTACGAGCACTTCATCTACGACGGCGTGCACGTCAGCCCCGGGCAGTTTTCGGACAACGTCATCACTATAAACGCTACGTCCAAGACCTACGCGATGACCGGCTGGAGAATCGGCTACACTGCAGCGAGGCCTGAATACACGGAGCAGATGCTGAAAGTTCACCAGAACGTGGTCGCCTGTGCCTGCTCGATCTCCCAGAAGGCTGCCCTGGCGGCAATCACCGGTCCCCAGGAGTCTGTCAGCGTGATGAGGGACGAATTCAAGAGGAGGCGGGACTACCTGGTCAGGGAACTCCACGCCATGGGCGTCGACTGCGTGAAACCTCTGGGCGCTTTCTACGCTTTCCCTAAAGTCGGCGACGAAGCCGGCATTTCTGCCGGGCTGATCCGCAAGGGCGTAATCAGCACGCCGGGCACGGCGTTCGGCCAGCATGGAAAAGGCTATCTGAGGCTATGCTATGCGACTTCGATGCCCAACCTCGAGAAAGCGGTCTCGATAATGAGGACGGTTTTCCAGTAA
- a CDS encoding thioredoxin family protein codes for MTANRRTTVLIVSAVVFTMLLGGIAFAQQAAPAPQAMETTTPGTSGIAVKSGPVTMADIDNALASGPVFIEFESKTCTYCKEQRPISDALAADYQGKVTFFFADVAESRDLAKYFQVSGVPQINVIAQKADGGYTYVGKDGSTSSSIAGSKFLGLTQSDTLKTALDAAVRMRGQ; via the coding sequence ATGACAGCAAATCGTAGAACAACAGTACTGATCGTATCAGCCGTCGTTTTCACGATGCTTCTGGGTGGCATTGCCTTTGCACAGCAAGCGGCACCTGCCCCTCAGGCCATGGAAACAACAACCCCCGGGACTTCCGGCATAGCCGTAAAATCCGGCCCGGTCACCATGGCAGACATCGATAACGCGCTGGCGTCAGGCCCTGTGTTCATTGAGTTCGAATCGAAGACGTGCACCTACTGTAAAGAGCAGAGGCCGATCTCCGACGCGCTGGCTGCTGATTATCAGGGCAAAGTGACGTTCTTCTTCGCAGACGTCGCTGAGAGCAGGGATCTGGCGAAGTATTTCCAGGTCTCCGGCGTGCCCCAGATCAACGTCATCGCGCAGAAGGCTGACGGAGGATATACCTACGTCGGCAAGGACGGCAGCACTTCGAGTAGTATTGCGGGCTCAAAGTTCCTCGGGCTGACGCAGAGCGACACGTTGAAGACGGCTCTCGATGCGGCGGTGCGCATGAGAGGGCAATAA
- a CDS encoding (Fe-S)-binding protein, translating to MSDRVPMNGEMCVKCGICEAVCPSRLSSLRSLDLDRSGALPEEIVNCTTCNRCVASCPRSVPITKAIERMRQSMTTQGYAETLANLSAYGTSIVPTSPCNVDVKSCKVAYFAGCLTNHRMGGIAASVEYTLDYLGIEFTRIPEVCCGSPLNRIGRFDLARKMLEKNLGMLRSLGVETVITSCPGCTSTLMEYQDEFEVLHYLDLYDRHRLYTDVDKSDRVATMQFPCHLYRNVSPYTMIIAEQILSAMYDYRRMPEADRCCGAGGGVRRNDLALSRQLKARKVDDIRAMAPDIVITACPQCKVHLSEDVPGIEDLSVVLARALGFSQHEF from the coding sequence ATGAGCGACAGAGTCCCAATGAACGGGGAGATGTGCGTAAAGTGCGGCATCTGCGAAGCCGTATGCCCGTCGAGGCTAAGCTCGCTGCGATCGCTGGACCTCGACCGGTCTGGAGCCCTGCCGGAGGAGATCGTCAACTGCACGACCTGTAACAGGTGCGTGGCATCCTGCCCGCGCAGCGTTCCCATCACCAAGGCTATCGAGCGGATGCGCCAGTCTATGACTACGCAGGGCTACGCGGAGACGCTGGCCAACTTATCCGCGTATGGGACCTCTATTGTTCCGACGTCGCCATGTAACGTGGATGTGAAGAGCTGTAAAGTGGCCTACTTCGCGGGGTGCCTGACCAACCACCGGATGGGCGGCATTGCTGCGTCAGTGGAGTATACTCTGGACTACCTGGGCATCGAGTTTACCCGCATACCCGAGGTTTGTTGCGGCTCGCCGCTCAATCGCATTGGCAGGTTCGACCTCGCCCGGAAGATGCTGGAGAAAAACCTGGGGATGCTGAGATCACTCGGGGTGGAAACCGTCATCACGTCCTGCCCCGGGTGCACGTCCACCTTGATGGAGTATCAGGACGAGTTTGAAGTCCTCCACTATCTGGATCTCTACGATCGGCACCGGCTGTACACCGATGTCGATAAGTCCGATCGGGTAGCCACTATGCAGTTCCCCTGCCACCTTTACCGGAATGTATCTCCATATACAATGATCATCGCAGAGCAGATTCTCTCCGCCATGTATGACTACCGACGCATGCCTGAGGCCGACCGGTGCTGCGGCGCCGGCGGTGGAGTCAGGCGGAACGATCTGGCATTGTCCAGGCAATTGAAAGCGAGGAAAGTCGATGACATCCGTGCGATGGCGCCGGATATCGTGATTACTGCATGCCCCCAGTGCAAAGTGCATCTGTCAGAGGATGTGCCCGGGATCGAGGACCTGTCCGTGGTGCTGGCCAGAGCGCTGGGTTTCAGCCAGCATGAATTTTAG
- a CDS encoding cytochrome c biogenesis CcdA family protein has product METVLFGTAVLAGVASIMSPCVLPLLPGVMAYSTEKSKLTPLAIVFGLAISFTAMGVASAMIGSILFTYMDYIKIVSGAMIVIMGLYLLSMTVEHALLSLWQRLPLSRTQLPSAEEGGLLGGMLLGVSLGIVWIPCIGPILASILLIVAQEGTIAYGAFLLMAYSLGLAIPMLVVAYSSNFIGDKIRSVSHHTRLVRRVAGVILVAVGLYYIANVFGFSLGLGF; this is encoded by the coding sequence GTGGAAACTGTATTATTTGGTACCGCAGTGCTGGCCGGCGTGGCGAGCATTATGTCGCCGTGTGTCTTGCCTCTGCTCCCCGGAGTCATGGCGTACTCCACGGAGAAGAGCAAGCTCACGCCGCTGGCCATAGTTTTTGGGCTGGCCATATCGTTTACGGCGATGGGCGTAGCTTCGGCGATGATTGGATCTATTCTGTTCACCTACATGGATTATATCAAGATTGTCTCGGGAGCCATGATCGTGATCATGGGGCTCTACCTGCTATCTATGACAGTAGAGCATGCCCTTCTTAGCCTTTGGCAGCGCCTGCCGCTGTCGAGAACCCAGCTGCCAAGTGCGGAGGAAGGCGGCCTGTTGGGCGGCATGCTCCTCGGTGTCAGCCTGGGCATCGTCTGGATACCGTGTATCGGCCCGATCCTGGCCTCGATCCTCCTCATCGTAGCCCAGGAAGGCACCATTGCGTACGGAGCTTTCCTGCTGATGGCGTACTCTCTCGGGCTGGCCATCCCCATGCTAGTAGTAGCGTATTCCTCGAACTTCATCGGGGATAAGATCAGGTCCGTATCGCACCACACGAGGCTCGTGCGCCGTGTCGCAGGCGTGATACTCGTAGCAGTCGGCCTCTACTATATAGCGAACGTGTTCGGCTTCAGCCTTGGCCTTGGCTTCTGA
- a CDS encoding class I SAM-dependent methyltransferase, translating to MDDGNGRRSFDYLAFYNHFRSPPEILKQHQSVFVDCFRGCSNVLDIGCGRGEFLELLREAGIPAAGIDTDPDMVKLCRSRGLQVDEADGVAYLEQHEGIDGIFMDQVVEHLEPRYLTRLIQLCHYRLPAGGRIVVKTINPLSLATFTDFYLDMTHTNAIHPEALKFILRHAGFSEIDIRYLARTPCSKRLKKINAGEEVCIKFPEFAVAYNHNVDILNDLLFGAEDYAIVARK from the coding sequence GTGGATGACGGGAACGGACGGCGATCTTTCGACTATCTCGCGTTTTACAATCACTTCCGTAGCCCTCCGGAGATTCTGAAGCAACACCAGTCGGTGTTCGTTGACTGCTTCAGGGGATGCAGTAATGTCCTCGACATCGGGTGCGGCAGAGGAGAATTTTTAGAATTGCTGCGCGAGGCGGGGATACCGGCCGCTGGCATTGATACTGATCCGGATATGGTGAAGCTGTGCCGTTCCCGTGGCCTTCAGGTAGATGAGGCTGATGGAGTAGCATACCTGGAACAACACGAAGGTATTGACGGCATTTTCATGGATCAGGTCGTCGAACATCTCGAGCCGCGGTACCTGACCCGGCTAATCCAGCTTTGCCACTACAGGCTGCCGGCAGGTGGCCGGATTGTAGTGAAGACGATAAACCCGCTGTCGCTTGCCACCTTTACTGACTTTTACCTGGACATGACTCACACGAATGCAATTCATCCTGAAGCACTGAAGTTTATCCTGAGACACGCCGGCTTCTCTGAAATCGACATCCGGTACCTTGCCAGGACTCCGTGTAGCAAAAGGTTGAAAAAGATCAATGCCGGAGAAGAGGTCTGCATAAAGTTTCCGGAGTTCGCCGTAGCCTACAATCATAATGTCGATATTCTTAACGATCTGCTCTTCGGCGCCGAGGACTATGCGATAGTGGCCAGAAAATAA